One Archangium lipolyticum DNA segment encodes these proteins:
- a CDS encoding M23 family metallopeptidase, whose translation MNTMKKLAATLLFALVALPGVSSAQTMFRFPMSQLADQCGNGGCTVSAYKDYGGRDYACGGVRYSGHTGTDYALVGGFSKMDYGVWVMNAAAGVIESSVDGYFDRCNYWDQANPYAACGLYTANYIIMRHADGTKTKYWHLMKYTQQFARNTSLACAYWIARAGSSGASTGPHLHFEYWVPNYGIDDPYAGSCGTPYTRWTSQGAYRGLPGIACQ comes from the coding sequence ATGAACACGATGAAGAAGCTCGCCGCGACGCTGCTCTTCGCGCTGGTGGCGCTGCCGGGGGTCTCCTCGGCGCAGACGATGTTCCGCTTCCCCATGTCGCAGCTCGCGGACCAGTGTGGCAACGGTGGCTGCACGGTGAGCGCGTACAAGGATTACGGTGGCCGGGACTACGCGTGTGGAGGCGTGCGCTACTCCGGCCACACGGGCACGGACTACGCCCTGGTGGGCGGGTTCAGCAAGATGGACTACGGCGTGTGGGTGATGAACGCCGCCGCGGGCGTCATCGAGTCCTCGGTGGATGGGTACTTCGACCGGTGCAACTACTGGGACCAGGCCAACCCGTACGCCGCCTGCGGCCTCTACACGGCCAACTACATCATCATGCGGCACGCGGATGGCACGAAGACCAAGTACTGGCACCTGATGAAGTACACGCAGCAGTTCGCCCGGAACACGTCCCTTGCCTGCGCGTATTGGATTGCGCGGGCGGGCTCGTCGGGGGCCTCCACGGGGCCGCACCTGCACTTCGAGTACTGGGTGCCGAACTACGGCATCGATGACCCGTACGCGGGCTCGTGCGGTACGCCCTACACGCGGTGGACCTCGCAGGGCGCGTACCGGGGCCTGCCCGGCATCGCCTGCCAGTAG
- a CDS encoding TolB family protein, with translation MNPSDLRRVAKARERIVPAVEKEFGPKARFVHLFGQGRNMMVGIIAEIPEQPLGTDDVPLLAIAQYDESTGAVRVVDREFKYREARAVGQNVALLDGQGNLRLREPNGRERVLAQKVGGDLFPTAKGDALVATLVGDGEGHETSVGIIDLKGRVKVLADGPGIDATPSISPDGKTVVFVSGRTSVASFFVTTVDGAEPKQLTNIGLESHMLFGGAPEGFVPPPVSSHHMEWVSDDVLRYNAGGGEFWKINVRTGQAAPDVGGEK, from the coding sequence ATGAACCCGTCGGACCTTCGCCGTGTCGCGAAGGCGCGTGAGCGCATCGTCCCCGCCGTCGAGAAGGAGTTCGGACCCAAGGCCCGGTTCGTCCACCTCTTCGGTCAAGGCCGAAACATGATGGTGGGTATCATCGCCGAGATTCCGGAGCAGCCGCTGGGGACGGACGACGTGCCGCTGCTGGCCATCGCCCAGTACGACGAGTCGACCGGCGCGGTGCGCGTGGTGGATCGCGAGTTCAAGTACCGTGAGGCGCGTGCGGTGGGGCAGAACGTGGCGCTGCTGGATGGGCAGGGCAACCTGCGCCTGCGCGAGCCCAACGGCCGCGAGCGGGTGCTGGCCCAGAAGGTGGGCGGAGATCTGTTCCCGACGGCGAAGGGTGACGCCCTGGTGGCCACGCTGGTGGGTGACGGCGAGGGACACGAGACGTCCGTGGGCATCATCGATCTGAAAGGCCGCGTGAAGGTGCTGGCGGATGGGCCCGGAATCGACGCGACGCCCAGCATCTCGCCGGATGGCAAGACGGTGGTCTTCGTGTCCGGCCGCACCAGCGTGGCGTCGTTCTTCGTCACGACGGTGGATGGCGCCGAGCCCAAGCAGCTCACCAACATCGGGCTGGAGAGCCACATGCTGTTCGGGGGCGCTCCGGAGGGCTTCGTCCCCCCGCCCGTCTCGAGCCACCACATGGAGTGGGTGAGCGACGACGTGCTCCGCTACAACGCGGGCGGCGGCGAGTTCTGGAAGATCAACGTGCGCACGGGCCAGGCGGCTCCGGATGTGGGAGGTGAGAAGTGA